One part of the Arabidopsis thaliana chromosome 4, partial sequence genome encodes these proteins:
- a CDS encoding Concanavalin A-like lectin protein kinase family protein (Concanavalin A-like lectin protein kinase family protein; FUNCTIONS IN: kinase activity; INVOLVED IN: protein amino acid phosphorylation; LOCATED IN: endomembrane system; EXPRESSED IN: 21 plant structures; EXPRESSED DURING: 13 growth stages; CONTAINS InterPro DOMAIN/s: Legume lectin, beta chain (InterPro:IPR001220), Protein kinase, ATP binding site (InterPro:IPR017441), Serine/threonine-protein kinase-like domain (InterPro:IPR017442), Concanavalin A-like lectin/glucanase, subgroup (InterPro:IPR013320), Protein kinase-like domain (InterPro:IPR011009), Serine/threonine-protein kinase, active site (InterPro:IPR008271), Protein kinase, catalytic domain (InterPro:IPR000719), Concanavalin A-like lectin/glucanase (InterPro:IPR008985); BEST Arabidopsis thaliana protein match is: Concanavalin A-like lectin protein kinase family protein (TAIR:AT4G02410.1); Has 115117 Blast hits to 113792 proteins in 4484 species: Archae - 103; Bacteria - 12860; Metazoa - 42338; Fungi - 9449; Plants - 33733; Viruses - 419; Other Eukaryotes - 16215 (source: NCBI BLink).), which produces MFFIKLFTIFFLSFFWQSLKSSSQIIDFTYNGFRPPPTDISILGIATITPNGLLKLTNTTMQSTGHAFYTKPIRFKDSPNGTVSSFSTTFVFAIHSQIPIAHGMAFVIAPNPRLPFGSPLQYLGLFNVTNNGNVRNHVFAVELDTIMNIEFNDTNNNHVGIDINSLNSVKSSPAGYWDENDQFHNLTLISSKRMQVWVDFDGPTHLIDVTMAPFGEVKPRKPLVSIVRDLSSVLLQDMFVGFSSATGNIVSEIFVLGWSFGVNGEAQPLALSKLPRLPVWDLKPTRVYRFYKNWVPLISLLLIPFLLIIFLVRFIMKRRRKFAEEVEDWETEFGKNRLRFKDLYYATKGFKDKNILGSGGFGSVYKGIMPKTKKEIAVKRVSNESRQGLKEFVAEIVSIGQMSHRNLVPLVGYCRRRDELLLVYDYMPNGSLDKYLYNSPEVTLDWKQRFKVINGVASALFYLHEEWEQVVIHRDVKASNVLLDAELNGRLGDFGLAQLCDHGSDPQTTRVVGTWGYLAPDHIRTGRATTTTDVFAFGVLLLEVACGRRPIEINNQSGERVVLVDWVFRFWMEANILDAKDPNLGSEYDQKEVEMVLKLGLLCSHSDPLARPTMRQVLQYLRGDAMLPDLSPLDLRGSGIMLGTHNGSNESGMFTSGSSVAYSLLSSGR; this is translated from the coding sequence ATGTTCTTCATCAAGctcttcaccatcttcttcttaagcTTCTTTTGGCAATCCCTAAAGTCCTCTTCCCAAATTATCGACTTCACTTACAATGGCTTCCGTCCTCCACCGACAGACATATCCATCCTAGGAATTGCCACCATCACACCAAACGGTCTCTTAAAGCTAACCAACACAACCATGCAGAGCACCGGTCACGCCTTCTATACCAAACCAATCCGGTTCAAAGATTCTCCAAACGGTACCGTATCGTCTTTCTCCACTACCTTTGTCTTCGCTATTCACTCTCAGATACCCATTGCACACGGCATGGCCTTTGTCATCGCTCCTAACCCTCGCCTCCCATTCGGCAGCCCCTTACAATACCTCGGTCTCTTCAATGTAACAAACAACGGTAACGTTAGGAACCATGTATTCGCTGTCGAACTTGACACGATTATGAATATCGAGTTCAATGATACGAACAATAACCATGTTGGAATCGATATCAATAGCTTGAACTCGGTGAAAAGTTCTCCTGCTGGGTACTGGGACGAGAACGATCAGTTTCACAATCTGACTTTGATCAGTAGTAAACGGATGCAGGTTTGGGTCGATTTCGATGGTCCCACCCATCTAATCGATGTAACCATGGCTCCGTTTGGTGAGGTTAAACCTAGGAAACCGCTTGTTTCTATCGTCAGAGATCTGTCCTCTGTTCTTTTGCAAGATATGTTCGTAGGTTTCTCGTCTGCGACCGGTAATATTGTGTCcgaaatttttgttcttgggTGGAGTTTTGGAGTGAATGGGGAAGCTCAGCCATTGGCCTTATCGAAACTTCCGAGATTGCCGGTGTGGGACTTAAAACCTACAAGAGTCTACAGATTCTACAAGAACTGGGTGCCGTTGATCTCCCTCTTGTTGATTCCCTTCTTGCTTATAATCTTCCTCGTGCGCTTCATcatgaagaggagaagaaagttcGCGGAGGAGGTGGAAGATTGGGAAACAGAGTTCGGGAAGAACCGACTAAGGTTCAAGGACTTGTACTATGCAACAAAAGGGTTCAAGGATAAGAACATTCTTGGATCAGGCGGGTTCGGGAGTGTTTACAAAGGTATCATGCCCAAGACGAAGAAGGAGATTGCCGTGAAAAGAGTCTCGAACGAATCTAGACAAGGTTTGAAAGAGTTCGTGGCTGAGATCGTGAGTATTGGACAGATGAGTCACCGGAACTTGGTTCCTCTCGTGGGTTATTGCCGTCGGAGAGACGAGCTTCTTCTGGTGTACGATTACATGCCCAATGGAAGTTTAGACAAGTATTTGTACAATAGTCCAGAGGTAACCCTCGATTGGAAACAGAGGTTTAAAGTCATTAATGGCGTGGCCTCTGCCTTATTTTATCTCCACGAGGAGTGGGAACAAGTGGTGATTCACCGCGACGTCAAAGCCAGCAACGTCTTGTTAGATGCAGAGCTCAATGGGAGACTCGGGGATTTCGGTTTAGCTCAGTTGTGTGATCACGGGTCTGATCCTCAAACTACGCGTGTAGTTGGAACTTGGGGATACCTAGCCCCCGATCACATCAGGACAGGACGGGCCACAACCACTACTGATGTTTTTGCATTTGGGGTGCTCCTACTAGAAGTGGCGTGCGGCAGACGTCCTATCGAGATTAATAACCAAAGTGGTGAGAGGGTCGTGCTCGTGGATtgggtttttagattttggatGGAGGCAAACATTTTGGATGCTAAGGATCCTAATCTAGGGTCTGAGTATGACCAAAAAGAAGTCGAAATGGTTTTGAAGCTAGGTTTGTTGTGCTCTCACTCCGACCCACTAGCTAGACCAACAATGAGACAAGTGCTACAGTATCTAAGGGGAGATGCAATGTTACCAGATCTGTCGCCGTTGGACTTGCGTGGGAGTGGGATCATGTTGGGAACCCACAACGGGTCTAATGAGTCGGGCATGTTTACCAGTGGATCTTCTGTTGCTTATTCTCTACTCTCCAGTGGGAGGTGA